One part of the Chloroflexaceae bacterium genome encodes these proteins:
- a CDS encoding site-specific DNA-methyltransferase — protein MTTLIFAENFRSAFENYIRQGQIAPLFLLGDAFFVLKELPDSSIDCVMTSPPYWGKRQYENGGIGLEKDYRDYVRHLAKIFLELKRVLKPAGSFWLNIGDSYQRKNLLGIPWRVAFELTDNQGWILRNAVVWNKVKSGMDNTTDRLGNIYEMVFHFVKQPKGYYYNADAIRSKPREAKVVNGAVVSATGVSGVRYRRQIELSTALSEQEKAAAYEALDKMLAEVAAGRISDFRMIIRGQQRTTHSDSEKVSGRAKELIEKGFYFLRYHPKGCKPSDVWDILPEDTQGRDLHFAPYPVDLCRIPILATCPPAGVVLDLFCGTGTTLYCALNLGRKSVGIDISRKYLEIAQERCTEL, from the coding sequence ATGACAACTTTGATATTTGCTGAGAACTTCCGATCAGCATTTGAGAATTATATCAGACAGGGCCAAATAGCCCCTCTTTTCTTATTAGGAGATGCCTTTTTCGTGCTTAAGGAGCTTCCTGACTCTTCTATTGACTGTGTTATGACCTCACCACCCTATTGGGGAAAACGGCAATATGAGAATGGTGGAATTGGGCTTGAAAAGGATTACCGTGACTATGTGCGACACCTGGCGAAGATTTTTCTTGAGCTTAAGCGTGTATTGAAACCTGCAGGATCATTCTGGCTCAATATCGGAGACAGCTATCAACGTAAGAATTTGCTCGGAATTCCTTGGCGTGTTGCTTTTGAATTGACTGATAATCAGGGCTGGATTCTTCGTAACGCCGTTGTGTGGAATAAAGTTAAGAGCGGCATGGATAATACAACCGATCGACTTGGCAATATTTATGAAATGGTTTTCCACTTCGTCAAGCAACCCAAAGGTTATTACTACAATGCGGATGCCATTCGCTCGAAGCCACGCGAAGCGAAAGTCGTAAATGGGGCTGTCGTTTCCGCAACGGGAGTATCGGGAGTGCGCTATAGACGCCAAATTGAACTATCTACCGCCCTGTCTGAACAGGAAAAAGCCGCTGCTTATGAAGCCTTGGATAAGATGCTTGCAGAAGTTGCGGCAGGGCGTATTTCCGACTTTCGTATGATTATCCGCGGGCAACAGCGTACAACGCATTCAGATAGTGAAAAAGTGTCAGGACGAGCAAAAGAATTGATTGAAAAAGGATTCTACTTCTTACGGTATCACCCCAAGGGTTGCAAACCAAGCGACGTATGGGATATTCTTCCAGAAGATACTCAGGGAAGAGACTTGCACTTTGCGCCCTACCCTGTTGACCTTTGTAGAATACCAATCCTCGCTACATGCCCCCCAGCAGGGGTTGTTTTAGATCTTTTCTGTGGTACAGGTACTACCCTCTATTGTGCTCTCAACCTGGGTCGTAAATCGGTTGGAATTGACATATCGCGTAAGTATCTTGAAATTGCACAAGAAAGGTGCACCGAACTATGA